In Synechococcus sp. KORDI-100, a single window of DNA contains:
- the rpaB gene encoding response regulator transcription factor RpaB yields the protein MTGSGPSQPKATILVVDDEAAVRRVLVMRLQLSGYRVVCAEDGEEALELFHNEEPDLIVLDVMLPKLDGFAVCRRLRAESCVPIIFLSAVEAISERVAGLDLGADDYLPKPFSPKELEARIATILRRVGRGNAVVENRDVPTGQGVLKLGDLVVDTNRRQVSRGGERINLTYTEFSLLELLFRDPGSVVPRAEILEQLWGYPPRRAADLRVVDVYVARLRGKLEPDPRNPELILTVRGIGYASQRLGEAATA from the coding sequence ATGACGGGCAGTGGGCCCTCGCAACCGAAAGCCACGATTCTTGTGGTGGACGACGAGGCCGCTGTCCGTCGTGTACTTGTGATGCGGTTGCAGCTGTCGGGCTACCGCGTTGTCTGCGCTGAAGATGGGGAGGAGGCTCTTGAGCTTTTCCACAACGAAGAGCCTGATCTGATCGTTCTCGACGTGATGCTGCCGAAGCTGGACGGCTTCGCGGTTTGCCGTCGTCTGCGTGCTGAATCGTGCGTGCCGATCATTTTCCTGTCGGCTGTTGAAGCGATTTCCGAGCGCGTGGCGGGGCTTGATCTTGGTGCCGACGATTACCTGCCGAAGCCTTTCAGCCCCAAGGAACTCGAGGCTCGCATCGCCACCATTCTCCGCCGCGTGGGACGCGGCAACGCTGTTGTTGAAAACCGAGATGTTCCCACCGGGCAGGGTGTTCTCAAGCTGGGAGATCTGGTGGTGGACACCAACCGGCGACAGGTGAGCAGAGGCGGGGAGCGCATCAACCTCACCTACACCGAGTTCAGCCTGCTGGAGCTCCTGTTCCGCGACCCGGGCAGCGTGGTTCCAAGAGCGGAAATCCTCGAGCAGCTCTGGGGTTATCCACCGAGGCGCGCTGCCGATCTTCGTGTTGTTGATGTCTACGTGGCCCGCTTGCGCGGCAAGTTGGAACCCGATCCCCGCAATCCTGAGCTGATCCTCACGGTACGAGGGATCGGTTACGCCTCCCAGCGTCTCGGGGAAGCGGCAACAGCCTGA
- a CDS encoding hercynine metabolism protein, with amino-acid sequence MSWLDQLERELDARLSAFLRSNPNQERLFRDQHLKDRADALRRQRIQLKSEADVQRQQLLDLAADVRAWRDRMERARRAGADDLASRASNHLDGLMQQGRHLWSDLDALGRRFSEVDCQLEQLGEEEAMASRPADLDKDWAMFEAEQELEEMRRRHGLDH; translated from the coding sequence ATGAGCTGGCTGGACCAGCTCGAACGGGAGCTTGATGCGCGGCTCTCCGCCTTTCTGCGCAGCAATCCCAATCAGGAGCGACTGTTCCGCGATCAGCATCTCAAGGACCGGGCCGATGCCCTCAGGCGACAGCGCATCCAGCTCAAATCGGAAGCAGACGTTCAGCGGCAACAGCTCCTCGATCTCGCCGCTGACGTCCGTGCCTGGCGCGACCGCATGGAACGGGCCCGCAGGGCCGGCGCCGATGACCTGGCCTCTCGAGCCTCCAACCATCTCGATGGTCTGATGCAGCAGGGGCGCCATCTCTGGAGCGACCTCGACGCTCTGGGACGTCGCTTCTCAGAGGTGGATTGTCAGCTCGAACAACTCGGGGAAGAGGAGGCCATGGCCTCAAGGCCAGCCGATCTGGACAAGGACTGGGCCATGTTCGAAGCCGAACAGGAACTGGAGGAGATGCGACGCCGCCATGGCCTTGACCATTGA
- a CDS encoding hercynine metabolism small protein, translated as MKQDERREAIRTQREQLIQELEALYMAAFDRLGQLEGDVGEVKAAQLTQMILNSKTGAIEPLLKEIEKPVITTPATDKP; from the coding sequence ATGAAACAGGACGAGCGACGGGAAGCGATCAGGACACAGCGGGAACAATTGATCCAGGAGCTCGAGGCGCTGTACATGGCAGCGTTTGACCGGCTTGGACAGCTCGAGGGCGATGTTGGGGAGGTGAAAGCAGCCCAGCTCACCCAGATGATCCTGAATTCAAAAACAGGGGCGATCGAACCACTGCTCAAGGAAATTGAAAAGCCTGTGATCACCACGCCAGCAACCGACAAGCCATGA
- the egtD gene encoding L-histidine N(alpha)-methyltransferase yields the protein MSIELIDLQPAVADLVQLVRDGMRARPRQLPAWLLYDAEGSRLFSKICEQPEYGLTRTEIALLKDHADDIARTAGHGVVVEFGIGNARKVDPLLSTIQPPAFVALDISPSALEQSLTGLAGSHPNTAMVGICCDHSHLTDLPEHPRLNGQRRIGFFPGSSLGNFLRNDAVRVLRQFRQLLAGGPLLLGLDQPRDPTALEAAYDDAAGVSAAFARNLLSRLNRDLQGTIDPQRFAYRAVWQEAEQRIEMALVSRCEQSIELAGETWTFQAHERLITEHSLKYSPAAAADLAAAAGWRIQRRWHDRDDSFSLHWLEPAD from the coding sequence ATGAGCATTGAGCTCATCGATCTGCAACCAGCCGTCGCCGACTTGGTGCAGCTGGTCCGCGACGGCATGCGAGCGCGACCGCGTCAGTTGCCGGCCTGGCTGCTGTATGACGCCGAAGGATCTCGCCTGTTCTCGAAGATCTGCGAGCAACCGGAATATGGCCTCACCCGCACTGAAATCGCCCTGCTTAAAGACCATGCCGATGACATCGCCAGAACTGCCGGACATGGGGTGGTGGTGGAGTTCGGCATCGGCAACGCCCGCAAAGTGGACCCGCTGCTGAGCACGATCCAGCCCCCAGCATTCGTGGCTCTTGATATCAGTCCATCCGCCCTTGAACAGTCATTGACGGGTCTGGCAGGCAGTCATCCCAACACCGCCATGGTGGGCATCTGCTGTGACCACAGCCACCTCACCGACCTGCCCGAGCACCCGCGCCTGAACGGGCAGCGCCGCATCGGCTTCTTTCCTGGCAGCTCCCTCGGCAACTTCCTGCGCAACGACGCCGTCCGGGTGCTGCGCCAGTTCCGTCAGTTGCTGGCTGGTGGGCCGCTGCTGCTGGGACTCGATCAGCCCCGCGATCCCACCGCCCTCGAAGCCGCCTACGACGATGCCGCAGGCGTGTCAGCAGCCTTCGCCCGCAATCTGCTCTCCAGGCTCAACAGGGATCTGCAGGGAACGATTGATCCTCAGCGCTTTGCGTACCGGGCGGTGTGGCAGGAGGCGGAGCAACGCATCGAAATGGCCCTCGTGAGTCGTTGCGAGCAGAGCATCGAACTGGCCGGTGAAACCTGGACCTTCCAGGCCCACGAGCGCCTGATTACGGAGCACAGCCTGAAGTATTCGCCCGCTGCCGCCGCCGATCTGGCAGCAGCAGCGGGCTGGCGCATCCAACGGCGATGGCACGACCGCGACGACAGCTTCTCTCTTCACTGGCTGGAACCGGCAGACTGA
- the lysS gene encoding lysine--tRNA ligase, which translates to MTPVCLSPLSDLRDTRLEKAQSLQELGQGPYALHFRPSHRMATLQTDHADLPKGEERDVTVSVAGRVMTRRVMGKLAFFTLADETGTIQLFLEKAGLEAQQDGWFKQITGLVDAGDWLGVSGSLRRTERGELSVKVRDWRMLSKALQPLPDKWHGLVDVEKRYRQRYLDLIVSPQSRETFRRRALTVSGIRRWLDERQFLEIETPVLQAEAGGADARPFITHHNTLDLPLYLRIATELHLKRLVVGGFERVYELGRIFRNEGVSTRHNPEFTSVEVYQAYADYVDMMELTESMISSVCQQVCGGTRLSYQGVEVDLTPPWRRATMHELVQEATGLDFNGFAGREDAATAMQAAGLEVPSKADSVGRLLNEAFEQRVETSLIQPTFVTDYPIEISPLARKHRSKSGLVERFELFIVGRETANAFSELIDPVDQRQRLEAQQARRSAGDLEAQGLDEDFVNALEVGMPPTGGLGIGIDRLVMLLTDSPSIRDVIAFPLLRPDV; encoded by the coding sequence ATGACGCCCGTCTGCCTTTCTCCCTTGTCTGATCTGCGCGACACCCGCCTGGAGAAGGCCCAATCGCTTCAGGAGTTGGGTCAGGGGCCCTACGCCCTGCACTTTCGCCCGTCCCATCGCATGGCGACGTTGCAGACCGATCACGCGGATCTGCCGAAGGGGGAGGAGCGGGATGTCACCGTCTCCGTTGCCGGTCGTGTGATGACCCGCCGGGTGATGGGCAAGCTCGCCTTCTTCACCCTTGCCGATGAAACCGGCACGATTCAGTTGTTCCTCGAGAAGGCCGGCCTTGAGGCGCAGCAGGACGGCTGGTTCAAGCAGATCACGGGCCTTGTCGATGCGGGTGACTGGCTGGGGGTCAGCGGCAGCCTGCGCCGCACGGAACGTGGTGAGTTGTCGGTGAAGGTGCGTGATTGGCGCATGCTCAGCAAGGCCTTGCAGCCCTTGCCGGACAAGTGGCATGGCCTGGTGGATGTTGAGAAGCGCTACCGCCAGCGCTATCTCGATCTGATCGTGTCGCCCCAGTCGCGCGAGACCTTTCGCCGACGTGCCCTCACCGTGAGCGGCATTCGTCGCTGGTTGGACGAGCGTCAATTCCTGGAGATCGAAACACCCGTGCTTCAGGCGGAGGCTGGTGGTGCCGATGCGCGTCCGTTCATTACCCACCACAACACCCTCGACCTCCCCCTCTATCTGCGGATCGCCACGGAACTCCACCTCAAGCGACTGGTGGTGGGCGGCTTTGAGCGGGTCTATGAACTCGGCCGCATCTTCCGCAACGAGGGGGTGAGCACCAGACATAACCCGGAGTTCACCTCCGTAGAGGTGTATCAGGCCTATGCCGACTACGTCGACATGATGGAGCTCACCGAGTCGATGATCAGTTCGGTCTGCCAGCAGGTCTGCGGCGGCACCCGCCTGAGCTACCAAGGGGTTGAGGTGGACCTGACGCCCCCCTGGCGCCGCGCCACGATGCATGAACTGGTGCAGGAGGCCACCGGCCTTGACTTCAACGGCTTCGCCGGTCGTGAAGACGCGGCAACGGCGATGCAGGCCGCAGGACTCGAGGTGCCTAGCAAAGCGGACAGTGTAGGCCGCCTTCTGAATGAAGCGTTCGAGCAGCGCGTTGAAACAAGTCTGATTCAACCCACGTTCGTGACGGATTATCCAATCGAGATCTCACCTCTGGCCCGAAAACACCGCAGCAAATCCGGCCTCGTGGAACGCTTTGAACTGTTCATCGTGGGCCGTGAGACCGCGAATGCCTTCAGTGAGCTGATCGATCCGGTGGATCAGCGCCAGCGCCTGGAAGCACAGCAAGCTCGCAGGAGTGCCGGAGACCTCGAGGCACAGGGCCTGGATGAGGATTTCGTCAATGCTCTCGAGGTCGGGATGCCGCCGACGGGAGGCCTTGGGATCGGAATCGATCGGCTGGTGATGCTGCTGACGGACAGTCCGTCAATCCGCGATGTGATCGCTTTTCCGCTCCTACGTCCAGATGTTTGA
- the egtB gene encoding ergothioneine biosynthesis protein EgtB produces the protein MLLNTLLAVRRHSESLIDPLQPEDLGLQGMEDASPPKWHLAHTNWFFETFLLQPHLPGHQACDPRWSVLFNSYYEAVGARHPRPQRGLISRPGIDEVMRWRSDVDEGLSRLWESAEPTQIQLAELGLHHEQQHQELLLMDLLDGFSRQPLEPIYAPKSDFVAVKPPGEAKWLSCGGGLVAIGHQGVDADGGFHFDNEAPRHRLWLEAFALQDRLVTNSEYRAFMADGGYQRADLWMSEGWSHCQRQNWESPRYWRGEGPAWEWQEEFTLMGRQPLHPDAPVRHLSWFEADAFARWAGARLPSEGEWEIARLQHGEAMGQAHDHLWQWTSSPYRPYPGFQPAAGAIGEYNGKFMSSQFVLRGSCWLTPPGHGRDTYRNFYPPASRWMASGVRLAR, from the coding sequence TTGCTGCTGAACACCCTGCTGGCGGTGCGACGGCACAGCGAGTCGCTGATTGATCCGCTGCAACCAGAGGATCTGGGACTGCAGGGCATGGAGGATGCCAGCCCCCCGAAATGGCACCTTGCGCACACCAACTGGTTCTTTGAGACCTTCCTGCTGCAACCGCACCTGCCTGGCCATCAGGCCTGCGATCCGCGCTGGTCAGTGCTGTTCAACAGCTATTACGAAGCCGTCGGCGCCCGTCATCCAAGACCGCAGCGGGGCCTGATCAGTCGTCCGGGGATCGATGAGGTGATGCGGTGGCGATCTGATGTGGATGAAGGCCTCTCCCGTCTCTGGGAATCAGCTGAACCAACGCAGATCCAGCTGGCGGAGCTTGGTTTGCATCACGAACAGCAGCACCAGGAACTGCTGCTGATGGATCTGCTGGATGGCTTCAGCCGTCAGCCACTGGAACCGATCTATGCCCCCAAGTCCGATTTTGTTGCCGTCAAACCTCCGGGTGAGGCCAAGTGGCTGAGCTGCGGTGGAGGTCTGGTGGCGATCGGTCATCAAGGCGTCGATGCCGATGGTGGTTTCCATTTCGACAACGAAGCTCCCCGCCATCGCCTCTGGCTGGAAGCGTTCGCGCTGCAGGACCGACTAGTAACCAACAGCGAGTACAGGGCCTTCATGGCCGATGGCGGCTACCAGCGTGCCGACCTGTGGATGAGCGAGGGCTGGAGCCACTGCCAACGGCAGAACTGGGAATCACCGCGGTACTGGCGCGGTGAGGGCCCTGCCTGGGAGTGGCAGGAGGAATTCACCCTGATGGGCCGGCAGCCATTGCATCCAGATGCGCCCGTGCGCCATCTCAGCTGGTTTGAAGCCGATGCGTTTGCCCGCTGGGCCGGCGCCAGACTTCCCAGTGAGGGGGAATGGGAAATCGCCAGGTTGCAGCACGGGGAGGCCATGGGCCAGGCCCATGATCATCTCTGGCAGTGGACCTCCAGTCCTTACCGGCCCTACCCGGGCTTTCAACCGGCAGCCGGGGCGATCGGGGAGTACAACGGCAAATTCATGAGCTCCCAGTTCGTGCTGCGCGGCAGTTGCTGGCTCACGCCCCCTGGCCATGGCCGGGACACGTACAGAAACTTCTACCCGCCTGCGAGTCGCTGGATGGCATCTGGCGTGCGATTGGCCCGATGA